The following is a genomic window from Rutidosis leptorrhynchoides isolate AG116_Rl617_1_P2 chromosome 8, CSIRO_AGI_Rlap_v1, whole genome shotgun sequence.
CTTGCTCAGTGTTGGGGTCAAAGCCGTGGTACGACGTTGGATTTACATTGAATCACTCCCAAATGAATTAGACACTGAAATTAGACATCATATCATTCTCACTTTTGTTTTACGTGTTAAATTTTAGTGTCTACCTAAACACTGAAATTAGACACTGGAATTAAGTGTAACGACTCTTATGGTAGGTTTGATAAAACTGAGTGATTAATCGTTGAATGGTTCATAATCTTGAACTCGGGGGATCTGGTGAAACCTTTGTTGTCTTGAAATGAATAACAACCTTGATCAAGACGCTGGTAACTAAAGATGTTTCTGAATAAATTGACAGTAGTAATGAAGTATGCGCGTTACACGACATTTGAAACAAAGTAAGCCGACATCCGCTATCCGGATCCAACTAACCAATCCTAATATTAAAATGAGAAAGCACGAGCATATAAAAGTTGGTCGGAGGTATACACACATTCCCTCGCTCCATCGCCAAATTATAAACGGTGACTCTGTGATAAGGGGCAAAATTTGCTATGTCTTGTCGAGATGATAGAATGGTGTCCAGCTCCTTTATAGGAGGATACCACATCTTCTTTACATACATGGTCCGCAGACCTTTAGATCAAAACATTTTAAAAAACAAACAACATCCGAGTTTGAGTCACTGTATGTATAAGATTATATGAAGTTGCGTTTGTGTCAGTTGGAGTTTGAGTATGTGAAGTTTAGTTTGAAACTCATTTTCCATCTTTGATCGTAGGTTTTTTTGTTTTGAGATGACATGTTGAATTGCTTTGCGTTCTCGTATAAATACTTGATCGTTAAAATATTAGAATATTAATAATTACGAGTAAATCTTAATTTGCTTTAATATCATTTATTGAGTCTTAAGTTATTGAACTCATAAACTAATGGAGTCATAGTTAACTAATTAATCACGAGGACTCCAGCCTAGCAACGATACATAGTGGACTCCCAAAAAAAGGTGTTGGTGAAGACACAACCCGCGAAAAAGGAAGTAAACCACCACCTCTATTGACATACTCACAATAGAAACTCGGAGTAAAGGTGGTGCTTCAACGTGCTCACCGTCTTTGTACAGTGGTGTAGGTTGAATAAGAAAGTCAAATCACAAACATAATCTACGATTTGAAGAATAAATGTGAAGTGGATCAATGAGAAAGGAGAAAAGAGTAAAAAGGAGAGAAAACGAAGGGATTATCCCATCACCGACGAGAAGCTAGTAGACGGAGACTAGTTGAAAAGGTAGATGAGAGTTGTTTGTTGAATATTTGAGAACCGTACCTGAGAGATAATAATGTATTCTCGTACGAAAGATGTAGccaattatttatttttttatcacTGATCTTTTGTCTGAGTActtttatttatatgattttttctTTTTGATCTTTTGCCTGAATACTTTTATTTATATGATTTATTCTTTCTTCTTGAAAATCAATGCTTCCATCCATTCATTTATATGGTAACCAATAATGTGCATAGTATTTCAAGAGCAAACAACACAGGATTTTACAAAGGATTTTGTTAACGGCTGTAGTCAACGTGTTTTAAATCCTGTAATTTTAAAAATGACTATTAACCGCTATTTACAATTATTGATTTCGTTTGTTAATctctaatataaattatattattatattatattattatttatatttatacctaTACCTATATACTAAAATGCGTGACGAATGTCGTCGTTTCAGATATTtctgattgtcgttttgagtttgcgttcacactacaaacaaCCCCTCAAATTCGGTTCAATTTACACAACGGTcactcaactttacactttttcagaggtagaaagcgtaaatatataattttattaaaataaaagaaactaattccacccgaatttttaacggactctatcttctcgctcggtgcgagttaaatttttccgaaattaccgttcaactcgaaaaaatataacgaacacaacgggactaactacacgCGAAATAGACATCGTTAAAAGAACACTAAATATTGCGggttatatttcatacatatacatacacgtacaacaaacaactcaacctattagatatatCAGGTACCAAACAACATATATTCAAATTCGACCGCGCATTGAATACAACTGCAGCAACGCGGGTCGAATTTTTTTCTATATTGTAACGACACCGTCCGTTTCTGTCAGTTATATAAAATCACCTCCTCCTAATCAAAATACGGAGTAGCATTTTTCAAAAGAAATAAAAATCATTTTGTATCTGAAAAAAGGATCAACAAAGGGAAGACTCTAGAAAACGGTgataaataaagaaaataaaacaaaaattaaaaacCATTTTGTATCTGAAAAAAGGATAAACAAAGGAAAGACTCAAGAAAACGGTGATATCATACAATGGCATACGTCGAAAGAGGTGCGTTCCGCAATTTCTTCAGCAAATTCATTTCGTTTTTCGAATTTTGATTTCATCATCGTTGAATTTATTGCGTTTCGTTTAAATACTTCTGATTGTGGATTATAAATAAAATTAGTTATAGATGGGCGAATTTTAGACGAAAAAATGTATATAGCATTTGATTTCGTAATCAATATTTTCAATTTGGAGCATTTGATTTCATTAATTGGTAAGGTAAGGATTAGATCCTTTGCCAAATAATCTTTACCTTATTTAGCCCTAGGTAAATTGCAGGATGACCTAAATTTTTGTGAAAGCTCATATGATATGATAAACACCACAaatatctttttatttttattaaatatcaaTTTGCCTACAAATTGAAATATAATCCTAAGAGTTGTAACTTGATGTATAtttttttgggtaagcgaggaaaccctcctatgaacgagcacattggctccccatagaaggtaaaacctcgggtaatcaagccccccgagcgcgagacctggtaccgggtgaattgcgcattatacgcacctctagtcacactctctttttgaacaatttggcatagccaggaattgaacccgggtggtgtgcttcattataATTTTTGTTGAGTGTTAAACGGCGCCGTCTGTTTCTGTTAGTTAAGATGATCTACCTCTTGTAAAAATCCGATTTACAAGAGGTGTACGTGTTGAACTTACAATTGTGTTGATTTTTCAGGTGTTGTAAAATCCAATCGATCCATATGGCGTCTCAGGACAATTATTGATTTGTTTTGGGCGGTTGTCAATTTCATTACTATGTTCTTCGCCACTATGTTTTCGGTAATATTAATTCCTATGCTTTATCTTTGTAAACAACCCAACTTATACGCAATGCTCATCGAATAACTAACTCTATATGCAATGCTTTTGTAGATGGAGAAATCTGATGGTTACAAGAAATTATCTGGTTCCAGCAAGAAATGGGATGGCGGTGGCGGTCCTGGAGGTGGTCCATATGGTGGTGGTGGCCCACGCAGGCCTCCACGTGGACTAGACAACGTTAGAGGCATAGACCACAGTATGTTATTTGAATTTTTGGTTATAATTATGAAATATCATTATATCAACAGTCTTAATGACTCTCTTTCACTATGTAGATTCACTTCCAGCATGCGGATCCTGCTGTGGAGGCTAAAAGGTTGCAGAAACAGGTGCATAAATTCTAATTTGCCGTAATATTGCTCTCAACAGTTTCAGATGATAACAATAAAGTTCTGTAAAAAGGATTTCTCTTGTGTCATTGTATAAAAATTGTTCTAAATGTTTTGTATTTCTTAATTCTTATAATCTGTGATTATCTAACTTATACGAAGTCCTATCTGGTAATCTGCTATAGGTATTATAATCTTACAATACATTATTTACATCTTTTAATGTGAACTCATATGTTCCCTTTAGTCGAATGCACAGTTGCACGTATGAGTATTCACCAACTGTGACCAGTGACGGATTGACAATAATGTAGTGTTTGCATTATGGGTAAAATGAAGTAGATTGACTGAAATGGAAATTAACAGAAACATATTGCTATTTTCTGAACTTATAACACTATCTTCTAattttcaaaatcaaaatcaaaagtaGGTAATAAGAAGAAGTGTGAAAGGATAATACGTTTCAGTAGAGGCATTGGCGGTTTGTAGATTCAACATGCCCAGTGTGCATTGTGTTAGTACTTACGGCGCACTATTTAGGAAAACACATAATTGGTGTGGTGGTGAAAGTATAACGAAGATACTGATAATGTATTATTTACTCATGGTGATTTGCCATCTGGTAGTCAAATCCAAACTTGTCTACGCCAAAATTAGACAGTAGTTTAAGTAAAACTATGATTATGATTGTATATATTCATTCATAGTATGTGTAGGGCCAAAGTAATCATAGTTTGGAGGCATTTTCAATTTATAAGTTTTGGATCCGTGATGTTAAGTTTTGTGGTCTGTACATCCAATGTCACGCTAACTATTTTTGAAGTACTTTTCCGTTCATTTTTTAGATTATGCCACTTTGGATTTTCCAGATAATTTATGAGTCGTTTAAGATAGTGTAATGATACTGTGTATAAAAATTTCGTTAGATGAAAGCCTTTGGGTGATTGGTTAGGACTTAGGACCACATAAAGAATTAAACACCTGATAATAGATGATATGCATAACCATGTATTTAAACACTATGAAGTAAAACTTGAACACCTTGCTTAGCAGTGAGGATGAACACAACAGCCGGGTAGTGAACATAATTACTCGAAAGGGTAAGCATCCTTTCCTTAAATTTATGGATTATGATGAAGTGCCAAAATTGAGATGAAGATATTCAAAGAATATCATTTCTGTTTGAAGCCTACTGTTTTAAGCCTCGCAATGCCATCTGTAGTTGGTATATTGCGCCCAAAGAACTCGAGCGCTTCCTCGCTTACTTTTTTCCTGCCGACTTTGATTAATTGCTAGA
Proteins encoded in this region:
- the LOC139864773 gene encoding uncharacterized protein; translated protein: MAYVERGVVKSNRSIWRLRTIIDLFWAVVNFITMFFATMFSMEKSDGYKKLSGSSKKWDGGGGPGGGPYGGGGPRRPPRGLDNVRGIDHNSLPACGSCCGG